In one Dreissena polymorpha isolate Duluth1 chromosome 7, UMN_Dpol_1.0, whole genome shotgun sequence genomic region, the following are encoded:
- the LOC127837523 gene encoding histone-lysine N-methyltransferase PRDM9-like isoform X2, with the protein MFFMQDIIQIICAFHIICIANLDNKEAKTRMTSTQKSPLLEASKKYKRRKQDTEYNLMGSETIYTAIIKEFDSTTQTDVNSISTRVGAETFNSDDFNSVCVKVEADEWCNVAACFYSGCVEYEQVQGEEICQETEIFYGRGKREDVYIPCPGKTLQVGTKKEPVLDEKQDAGDKFPVEHKLRILNALPLSQFGSQEVFLEFEHDQFMPSVQHSSSDLTPVIHLALKTEANTSSTSPVQVLPMNVSSTITCGLVTAASSKSTDAWGKKECCDISIIKEVPPHQPIGLSSDVAYNMDRIASILPVNDLDVTMPLISYDSKSNLSHKISESQSNKVPLSMSSKIEEVAMTSEEVNSNLVNESGDFSSDDFEEIFIDGDCSSDDFEEIFIERNKGESKSYPLTLSAPTRVCGEGSSRGFVKTRGTERENAAKTTVPLFWKPAKRKLDKHGDLVSNKSVKKAKTPEKNNSEDCLQERNQASCTNLEPPDDDHFLYCVECNKEFEGDCAVHGPYNYIQDKEVPEGDPHRADHTLPDDLAIKTSTIFGAGLGVFTKVGLESRIMFGPYEGDIIAENNKSGYCWQIYKEGKTSHFVDAQDKSTSNWMRYVNCAMKEADQNLVAFQYKGGIYYCTFKPVSSGEELLVWYGDECARELVLNREDGFIREKNLHSRLKYANGEEIFQCVYCKIAFTTAVLFVRHLMRMHGGDQLRSKDLQVLDQWRLENDDQYLISYSKLINRTSNEKHLNSISNVTHNKSDFSQSFCDEQLTSVILHKNNNVEVSTYTSKISNGMKTFKRIPTGKRLYKCDVRGYASYNKCNFKRHMGIHTSERVYKCEVCGNSFTQSSALNTHMRIHKGEKLFKCEVCGNSFTQSGHLKRHMMTHTGEKLYKCEVCGNSFTQRSVLNSHMRIHTGEKPYKCQVCCYECIQSSTLKTHMTIHIGEKLFKCGVCGYACNRRDRLKRHMRIHTGEKPYRCEVCGYECIQSGALKTHMAMHTGEKLFKSEVCGYVCNLRGHLKTHMRVHTGEKLYKCGVCSYAFNQNGTLKTHMRIHTGEKPYNCEVCGHSFTQSSALNTHMRIHTGEKLFKCEVCGNSFTRSDTLKTHMRIHTGERRYKCEVCGYGFSQKASLNRHMKIHTGVGVHV; encoded by the exons AATGACAAGTACTCAGAAAAGTCCTCTTCTTGAGGCCTCTAAGAAGTacaaaagaagaaaacaagaTACAGAATACAATCTCATGGGAAGTGAGACAATCTATACTGCGATTATAAAGGAATTTGATTCCACAACCCAAACTGATGTAAACTCTATATCCACTAGGGTAGGTGCTGAGACCTTTAATTCAGATGACTTCAACTCTGTGTGTGTCAAAGTCGAGGCTGATGAATGGTGTAATGTAGCTGCTTGTTTTTATTCTGGGTGTGTTGAATATGAACAGGTTCAAGGGGAAGAGATATGTCAAGAAACAGAAATATTCTATGGTAGAGGAAAGCGTGAGGATGTTTATATCCCCTGTCCAGGAAAGACCCTACAAGTTGGGACCAAGAAGGAGCCAGTGTTGGATGAAAAACAGGATGCTGGTGATAAATTCCCTGTGGAACACAAACTGAGGATTTTAAACGCGTTGCCTCTGAGCCAGTTTGGTTCTCAAGAAGTTTTTCTAGAATTTGAACATGATCAGTTTATGCCAAGTGTACAACATTCTTCCTCTGATTTGACTCCTGTCATTCATTTGGCTTTAAAAACTGAGGCAAATACTTCAAGCACCTCACCGGTTCAGGTTTTGCCTATGAATGTAAGCTCTACCATAACATGCGGATTAGTGACAGCTGCTAGTTCTAAATCGACTGACGCTTGGGGTAAAAAGGAGTGTTGTGATATATCCATTATAAAAGAAGTTCCTCCACATCAGCCCATTGGTTTGTCAAGTGATGTAGCATATAATATGGATCGAATAGCTTCAATATTACCAGTGAATGATCTGGATGTTACAATGCCTTTAATCAGCTACGATTCAAAGTCAAATCTATCGCATAAAATTTCTGAAAGTCAGAGCAATAAAGTGCCTTTGTCGATGAGTTCTAAAATTGAAGAAGTTGCCATGACATCCGAGGAAGTGAATTCCAATCTGGTAAATGAGTCTGGTGATTTTTCTTCTGATGATTTTGAAGAGATATTCATTGATGGTGATTGTTCTTCGGATGATTTTGAAGAGATATTCATTGAAAGAAACAAAGGGGAAAGCAAGAGTTATCCTTTAACGCTTTCGGCACCAACGAGGGTTTGTGGTGAAGGTTCTTCGAGAGGCTTTGTCAAGACAAGGGGTACAGAAAGAg AGAATGCTGCAAAAACAACTGTCCCACTTTTTTGGAAACCAGCTAAGAGAAAATTAGACAAACATGGTGACCTAGTGAGTAATAAG AGTGTGAAGAAAGCAAAGACACCGGAAAAGAACAATTCTGAAGACTGTCTTCAAGAGAGGAATCAAGCAAGCTGTACGAATCTGGAACCTCCTGATGATGACCACTTTCTCT ACTGTGTAGAATGCAACAAGGAGTTTGAAGGGGACTGCGCTGTCCATGGACCCTACAACTACATACAGGACAAAGAG GTGCCAGAAGGGGACCCCCATAGAGCAGACCATACCTTACCAGATGACCTAGCAATTAAAACCTCAACAATATTTGGAGCTGGTCTTGGAGTATTTACAAAAGTTGGACTGGAGTCCAGGATTATGTTTGGACCTTATGAGGGCGATATTATCGCTGAAAACAATAAGTCAGGATATTGTTGGCAG ATCTATAAGGAGGGCAAAACGAGCCACTTTGTAGATGCCCAGGACAAGTCCACCTCAAACTGGATGAGATACGTAAACTGTGCAATGAAGGAGGCAGATCAGAACCTGGTAGCATTTCAGTACAAAGGAGGCATCTATTACTGCACATTTAAGCCAGTTTCATCAG GGGAGGAACTTCTAGTTTGGTATGGAGATGAATGCGCCAGAGAACTTGTCCTTAACAGAGAAGATGGCTTCATCAGAGAAAAGAATTTGCATTCCAGACTTAAATATGCCAATGGAGAAG aaATTTTCCAATGTGTGTACTGCAAGATAGCATTCACAACTGCAGTCCTTTTTGTTCGTCATTTGATGAGAATGCATGGTGGTGATCAACTAAGATCCAAAGATCTGCAAGTTCTGGATCAGTGGCGTCTAGAAAATGATGATCAATATCTGATATCGTATTCAAAACTGATAAATCGTACATCCAATGAAAAACACCTCAACAGTATTTCAAATGTTACACATAATAAAAGTGACTTTTCACAAAGTTTCTGTGATGAGCAATTAACAAGTGTAATATTACATAAGAATAACAATGTTGAGGTGAGTACTTATACAAGTAAAATCAGTAATGGCATGAAGACATTTAAGAGGATACCTACAGGAAagagactgtacaagtgtgatGTGCGTGGTTATGCAAGTTACAACAAGTGTAACTTTAAGAGACATATGGGGATACATACATCAGAGAGagtgtacaagtgtgaggtgtgtggaaATTCATTTACCCAAAGTAGTGCCTTGAatacacacatgaggatacataaaGGAGAGAAACTcttcaagtgtgaggtgtgtggaaATTCATTTACCCAGAGTGGccacttgaagagacacatgatgacacatacaggagaaaaactgtacaagtgtgaggtgtgtggaaATTCATTTACCCAGAGAAGTGTCTTGAATTcgcacatgaggatacatacaggagaaaaaccATACAAGTGTCAGGTGTGTTGTTATGAATGTATCCAGAGTagtaccttgaagacacacatgacgATACATATAGGAGAGAAACTCTTCAAGTGTggg gtgtgtggttatgcatgtaaccggAGGGATcgcttgaagagacacatgaggatacatacaggagaaaaaccATACaggtgtgaggtgtgtggttatgaatgTATCCAGAGTGGtgccttgaagacacacatggcGATGCATACAGGAGAGAAACTCTTCAAgagtgaggtgtgtggttatgtaTGTAACCTAAGGggtcacttgaagacacacatgagggtacatacaggagaaaaactGTACAAGTGTGGGGTTTGTAGTTATGCATTTAACCAGAATGGTACCTTGAAGACACatatgaggatacatacaggagaaaaaccATACAATTGTGAGGTGTGTGGACATTCATTTACCCAAAGTAGTGCCTTGAatacacacatgaggatacatacaggagagaaactcttcaagtgtgaggtgtgtggaaATTCATTTACCCGCAGTGataccttgaagacacacatgaggatacatacaggagaaagacggtacaagtgtgaggtgtgtggttatggaTTTTCCCAGAAAGCTTCTTTGAATAGACACATGAAGATACATACAGGAGTGGGAGTACACGTATGA
- the LOC127837523 gene encoding histone-lysine N-methyltransferase PRDM9-like isoform X1 encodes MFFMQDIIQIICAFHIICIANLDNKEAKTRMTSTQKSPLLEASKKYKRRKQDTEYNLMGSETIYTAIIKEFDSTTQTDVNSISTRVGAETFNSDDFNSVCVKVEADEWCNVAACFYSGCVEYEQVQGEEICQETEIFYGRGKREDVYIPCPGKTLQVGTKKEPVLDEKQDAGDKFPVEHKLRILNALPLSQFGSQEVFLEFEHDQFMPSVQHSSSDLTPVIHLALKTEANTSSTSPVQVLPMNVSSTITCGLVTAASSKSTDAWGKKECCDISIIKEVPPHQPIGLSSDVAYNMDRIASILPVNDLDVTMPLISYDSKSNLSHKISESQSNKVPLSMSSKIEEVAMTSEEVNSNLVNESGDFSSDDFEEIFIDGDCSSDDFEEIFIERNKGESKSYPLTLSAPTRVCGEGSSRGFVKTRGTERENAAKTTVPLFWKPAKRKLDKHGDLVSNKSVKKAKTPEKNNSEDCLQERNQASCTNLEPPDDDHFLYCVECNKEFEGDCAVHGPYNYIQDKEVPEGDPHRADHTLPDDLAIKTSTIFGAGLGVFTKVGLESRIMFGPYEGDIIAENNKSGYCWQIYKEGKTSHFVDAQDKSTSNWMRYVNCAMKEADQNLVAFQYKGGIYYCTFKPVSSGEELLVWYGDECARELVLNREDGFIREKNLHSRLKYANGEEIFQCVYCKIAFTTAVLFVRHLMRMHGGDQLRSKDLQVLDQWRLENDDQYLISYSKLINRTSNEKHLNSISNVTHNKSDFSQSFCDEQLTSVILHKNNNVEVSTYTSKISNGMKTFKRIPTGKRLYKCDVRGYASYNKCNFKRHMGIHTSERVYKCEVCGNSFTQSSALNTHMRIHKGEKLFKCEVCGNSFTQSGHLKRHMMTHTGEKLYKCEVCGNSFTQRSVLNSHMRIHTGEKPYKCQVCCYECIQSSTLKTHMTIHIGEKLFKCGVCGYACNRRDHLKRHMRIHTGEKLFKCEVCGYACNRRDRLKRHMRIHTGEKPYRCEVCGYECIQSGALKTHMAMHTGEKLFKSEVCGYVCNLRGHLKTHMRVHTGEKLYKCGVCSYAFNQNGTLKTHMRIHTGEKPYNCEVCGHSFTQSSALNTHMRIHTGEKLFKCEVCGNSFTRSDTLKTHMRIHTGERRYKCEVCGYGFSQKASLNRHMKIHTGVGVHV; translated from the exons AATGACAAGTACTCAGAAAAGTCCTCTTCTTGAGGCCTCTAAGAAGTacaaaagaagaaaacaagaTACAGAATACAATCTCATGGGAAGTGAGACAATCTATACTGCGATTATAAAGGAATTTGATTCCACAACCCAAACTGATGTAAACTCTATATCCACTAGGGTAGGTGCTGAGACCTTTAATTCAGATGACTTCAACTCTGTGTGTGTCAAAGTCGAGGCTGATGAATGGTGTAATGTAGCTGCTTGTTTTTATTCTGGGTGTGTTGAATATGAACAGGTTCAAGGGGAAGAGATATGTCAAGAAACAGAAATATTCTATGGTAGAGGAAAGCGTGAGGATGTTTATATCCCCTGTCCAGGAAAGACCCTACAAGTTGGGACCAAGAAGGAGCCAGTGTTGGATGAAAAACAGGATGCTGGTGATAAATTCCCTGTGGAACACAAACTGAGGATTTTAAACGCGTTGCCTCTGAGCCAGTTTGGTTCTCAAGAAGTTTTTCTAGAATTTGAACATGATCAGTTTATGCCAAGTGTACAACATTCTTCCTCTGATTTGACTCCTGTCATTCATTTGGCTTTAAAAACTGAGGCAAATACTTCAAGCACCTCACCGGTTCAGGTTTTGCCTATGAATGTAAGCTCTACCATAACATGCGGATTAGTGACAGCTGCTAGTTCTAAATCGACTGACGCTTGGGGTAAAAAGGAGTGTTGTGATATATCCATTATAAAAGAAGTTCCTCCACATCAGCCCATTGGTTTGTCAAGTGATGTAGCATATAATATGGATCGAATAGCTTCAATATTACCAGTGAATGATCTGGATGTTACAATGCCTTTAATCAGCTACGATTCAAAGTCAAATCTATCGCATAAAATTTCTGAAAGTCAGAGCAATAAAGTGCCTTTGTCGATGAGTTCTAAAATTGAAGAAGTTGCCATGACATCCGAGGAAGTGAATTCCAATCTGGTAAATGAGTCTGGTGATTTTTCTTCTGATGATTTTGAAGAGATATTCATTGATGGTGATTGTTCTTCGGATGATTTTGAAGAGATATTCATTGAAAGAAACAAAGGGGAAAGCAAGAGTTATCCTTTAACGCTTTCGGCACCAACGAGGGTTTGTGGTGAAGGTTCTTCGAGAGGCTTTGTCAAGACAAGGGGTACAGAAAGAg AGAATGCTGCAAAAACAACTGTCCCACTTTTTTGGAAACCAGCTAAGAGAAAATTAGACAAACATGGTGACCTAGTGAGTAATAAG AGTGTGAAGAAAGCAAAGACACCGGAAAAGAACAATTCTGAAGACTGTCTTCAAGAGAGGAATCAAGCAAGCTGTACGAATCTGGAACCTCCTGATGATGACCACTTTCTCT ACTGTGTAGAATGCAACAAGGAGTTTGAAGGGGACTGCGCTGTCCATGGACCCTACAACTACATACAGGACAAAGAG GTGCCAGAAGGGGACCCCCATAGAGCAGACCATACCTTACCAGATGACCTAGCAATTAAAACCTCAACAATATTTGGAGCTGGTCTTGGAGTATTTACAAAAGTTGGACTGGAGTCCAGGATTATGTTTGGACCTTATGAGGGCGATATTATCGCTGAAAACAATAAGTCAGGATATTGTTGGCAG ATCTATAAGGAGGGCAAAACGAGCCACTTTGTAGATGCCCAGGACAAGTCCACCTCAAACTGGATGAGATACGTAAACTGTGCAATGAAGGAGGCAGATCAGAACCTGGTAGCATTTCAGTACAAAGGAGGCATCTATTACTGCACATTTAAGCCAGTTTCATCAG GGGAGGAACTTCTAGTTTGGTATGGAGATGAATGCGCCAGAGAACTTGTCCTTAACAGAGAAGATGGCTTCATCAGAGAAAAGAATTTGCATTCCAGACTTAAATATGCCAATGGAGAAG aaATTTTCCAATGTGTGTACTGCAAGATAGCATTCACAACTGCAGTCCTTTTTGTTCGTCATTTGATGAGAATGCATGGTGGTGATCAACTAAGATCCAAAGATCTGCAAGTTCTGGATCAGTGGCGTCTAGAAAATGATGATCAATATCTGATATCGTATTCAAAACTGATAAATCGTACATCCAATGAAAAACACCTCAACAGTATTTCAAATGTTACACATAATAAAAGTGACTTTTCACAAAGTTTCTGTGATGAGCAATTAACAAGTGTAATATTACATAAGAATAACAATGTTGAGGTGAGTACTTATACAAGTAAAATCAGTAATGGCATGAAGACATTTAAGAGGATACCTACAGGAAagagactgtacaagtgtgatGTGCGTGGTTATGCAAGTTACAACAAGTGTAACTTTAAGAGACATATGGGGATACATACATCAGAGAGagtgtacaagtgtgaggtgtgtggaaATTCATTTACCCAAAGTAGTGCCTTGAatacacacatgaggatacataaaGGAGAGAAACTcttcaagtgtgaggtgtgtggaaATTCATTTACCCAGAGTGGccacttgaagagacacatgatgacacatacaggagaaaaactgtacaagtgtgaggtgtgtggaaATTCATTTACCCAGAGAAGTGTCTTGAATTcgcacatgaggatacatacaggagaaaaaccATACAAGTGTCAGGTGTGTTGTTATGAATGTATCCAGAGTagtaccttgaagacacacatgacgATACATATAGGAGAGAAACTCTTCAAGTGTggggtgtgtggttatgcatgtaaccggAGGGAtcacttgaagagacacatgaggatacatacaggagagaaactcttcaagtgtgaggtgtgtggttatgcatgtaaccggAGGGATcgcttgaagagacacatgaggatacatacaggagaaaaaccATACaggtgtgaggtgtgtggttatgaatgTATCCAGAGTGGtgccttgaagacacacatggcGATGCATACAGGAGAGAAACTCTTCAAgagtgaggtgtgtggttatgtaTGTAACCTAAGGggtcacttgaagacacacatgagggtacatacaggagaaaaactGTACAAGTGTGGGGTTTGTAGTTATGCATTTAACCAGAATGGTACCTTGAAGACACatatgaggatacatacaggagaaaaaccATACAATTGTGAGGTGTGTGGACATTCATTTACCCAAAGTAGTGCCTTGAatacacacatgaggatacatacaggagagaaactcttcaagtgtgaggtgtgtggaaATTCATTTACCCGCAGTGataccttgaagacacacatgaggatacatacaggagaaagacggtacaagtgtgaggtgtgtggttatggaTTTTCCCAGAAAGCTTCTTTGAATAGACACATGAAGATACATACAGGAGTGGGAGTACACGTATGA